One stretch of Rhodoferax lithotrophicus DNA includes these proteins:
- a CDS encoding sigma-54-dependent Fis family transcriptional regulator codes for MQVHQQEHISRVTQMVAGGSSGHPEFASDSIIHDSWRRCARDYRLDPTRMQEAIILPSHRLREHQDRMDEFLQIARDGMQALYQHVAELDYVVLLTDARGITVDFLGDLHTEHSLRRAGLYLGSTWSESVAGTCGVGTCISTGQALTVHQGDHFDATHIPLTCTAAPVFDGRGQLNAVLDISALRSPQSKDSQHLALQMVTIYAQHIENASFLRQFRHDWLLRLSPSPQFLEVNPDYLLALDAAGRVIGYNRRAQLLLQDQVAGPLMGAAFERLFNLQLGDLGRFIYSSPADRCAITVAGTSQQLFLLATPPRAAARPAPSAAAKPVPTPLAGLCGGDPALTRQIARAARFVNSPIGLLLTGETGSGKEFFAKALHASSERRGRPFVAVNCAAIPEALAESELFGYLPGSFSGAGTRAKRGLVQEADGGTLFLDEIGDMTLALQARLLRVLAEREVLSVGATRPVPVNIRVIAATHCDLEALVREGRFRADLYYRLNGAHLVLPPLRERTDLCWLIERLLANPRNGDEAAATVLSPDARARLLAHHWPGNLRELHNVIAYARSLCNQGRIELHDLPDHLSGTPAPKPLAVPSASLPAAPAAPTSEAAQLLQHLVASRWNVAEAARRMGLSRMTLYRRMQRWGLASPNQRDGDPTR; via the coding sequence ATGCAAGTGCATCAGCAGGAGCACATCTCAAGGGTCACGCAGATGGTTGCTGGCGGCAGCAGCGGCCATCCAGAGTTTGCAAGCGATAGCATCATTCACGATTCGTGGCGTCGGTGCGCACGGGACTATCGGCTTGACCCAACCCGCATGCAGGAAGCCATCATTCTGCCCAGTCATCGCCTGCGCGAACACCAGGATCGGATGGACGAGTTTTTGCAGATTGCGCGCGATGGCATGCAGGCGCTCTATCAGCATGTGGCCGAGCTGGACTATGTGGTGCTGCTGACCGACGCGCGCGGCATCACCGTCGATTTTCTCGGCGACCTGCATACCGAGCACTCGCTGCGCCGCGCCGGCCTGTACCTGGGTTCGACCTGGAGCGAATCAGTGGCCGGCACCTGCGGCGTGGGCACCTGCATCAGCACCGGGCAAGCCCTCACGGTGCACCAGGGCGACCATTTCGACGCCACCCACATCCCGCTCACCTGCACGGCCGCGCCGGTGTTCGACGGACGCGGCCAGCTCAATGCGGTGCTGGACATCTCGGCGCTGCGCTCGCCACAGAGCAAGGACAGCCAGCACCTCGCGTTGCAGATGGTGACGATCTACGCCCAGCACATTGAAAACGCCAGCTTCCTGCGCCAGTTTCGCCATGACTGGTTGCTGCGCCTGTCGCCCTCGCCGCAGTTTCTGGAGGTCAACCCTGACTACCTGTTGGCGCTGGACGCGGCGGGCCGGGTCATCGGCTACAACCGCCGCGCGCAACTGCTGCTGCAGGATCAGGTGGCCGGACCGCTGATGGGCGCTGCCTTCGAGCGCCTGTTCAACCTCCAGCTTGGCGACTTGGGTCGCTTCATCTACAGCAGCCCGGCGGACCGTTGCGCCATCACCGTGGCTGGCACCAGCCAGCAGCTGTTCCTGCTGGCAACGCCGCCCCGCGCCGCCGCGCGTCCTGCGCCATCGGCCGCCGCCAAACCCGTGCCAACGCCGCTGGCTGGACTGTGCGGTGGCGACCCCGCGCTGACGCGGCAGATTGCACGCGCGGCACGTTTTGTGAATTCGCCCATCGGGCTGCTGCTGACTGGCGAAACCGGCAGCGGCAAGGAGTTCTTCGCCAAGGCGCTGCACGCCAGCAGCGAGCGGCGCGGTCGGCCCTTCGTGGCGGTGAACTGCGCGGCCATTCCCGAGGCGCTGGCCGAGAGCGAGCTGTTCGGCTACCTGCCCGGCAGCTTCTCGGGTGCGGGCACACGTGCCAAGCGCGGCCTGGTACAGGAGGCCGATGGCGGCACGCTGTTCCTCGATGAGATCGGCGACATGACGCTAGCGCTGCAAGCCCGGTTGCTGCGCGTGCTGGCTGAGCGCGAAGTGCTGTCGGTGGGCGCGACGCGGCCGGTGCCGGTGAACATCCGCGTGATCGCGGCCACACACTGCGATCTGGAGGCGCTGGTACGCGAGGGGCGCTTTCGCGCCGACCTGTATTACCGCCTGAACGGCGCGCACCTGGTGCTGCCGCCGCTGCGCGAGCGCACCGATCTGTGCTGGCTGATAGAGCGCCTGCTGGCGAATCCACGCAATGGCGATGAAGCAGCCGCCACGGTGCTTTCCCCTGACGCCCGCGCCCGCCTGCTGGCGCACCACTGGCCGGGCAACCTGCGTGAGTTGCACAACGTGATCGCGTACGCCCGCAGCCTGTGCAACCAGGGCCGGATCGAACTGCACGACCTGCCCGACCACTTGAGTGGCACGCCTGCCCCCAAACCCCTTGCTGTGCCCTCCGCAAGCTTGCCCGCCGCACCCGCCGCGCCCACCAGCGAGGCGGCGCAATTGCTGCAGCACCTGGTCGCCAGCCGCTGGAATGTGGCCGAGGCAGCGCGCCGCATGGGCCTGTCGCGCATGACGCTGTACCGCCGCATGCAGCGATGGGGCCTTGCCTCGCCGAACCAGCGCGACGGCGACCCAACCCGCTGA
- a CDS encoding acyl-CoA dehydrogenase family protein, with protein MDLAFTPEEEQFRQEVRTWVRANLPADIAHKVHHALRLTRDDMQGWAKILGSKGWLGFGWPKAFGGPGWNAIQKHLFEEECALAGAPRIVPFGPVMVAPVIMAFGTPEQQQRFLPGIASGEVWWSQGYSEPGSGSDLASVKCRAEHQGDHYLVNGQKTWTTLGQYGEWIFCLVRTSTEGKPQTGISFLLIDMKSPGVTVRPIRLLDGECEVNEVFFDNVKVPLNNLIGEENKGWTYAKHLLSHERTNIADVNRSKRELERLKRIAKQEGVWDDLRFRDQIALLEVDVIALEMLVLRVLSAEKSGKNSLDIAGLLKIKGSEIQQRYAELMMLAAGPFALPLIQEAMDAGWQGDQVNGQMFGFPGDALHCAPLASTYFNLRKTTIYGGSNEVQRNIVAQVVLG; from the coding sequence ATGGATTTGGCTTTTACCCCCGAAGAGGAACAATTTCGCCAGGAGGTGCGCACCTGGGTGCGTGCCAACCTGCCCGCTGACATCGCCCACAAGGTGCACCACGCCTTGCGTCTGACCCGCGACGACATGCAGGGCTGGGCCAAGATTCTGGGCAGCAAAGGCTGGCTGGGTTTTGGCTGGCCCAAGGCCTTTGGCGGCCCTGGCTGGAACGCCATCCAGAAGCACCTGTTTGAAGAGGAATGCGCCCTGGCGGGTGCGCCGCGCATCGTGCCGTTTGGCCCGGTGATGGTGGCCCCGGTCATCATGGCTTTTGGCACGCCGGAGCAGCAGCAGCGCTTTTTGCCCGGCATTGCCAGCGGCGAGGTGTGGTGGAGCCAGGGTTACAGCGAGCCGGGTTCGGGCTCGGATCTGGCCAGTGTCAAATGCCGCGCTGAGCACCAGGGCGACCATTACCTGGTGAACGGCCAGAAAACCTGGACCACGCTGGGCCAGTACGGCGAGTGGATTTTTTGCCTGGTGCGCACCAGCACGGAGGGCAAGCCACAAACCGGCATCAGCTTCCTGCTGATCGACATGAAGTCGCCCGGTGTCACCGTGCGCCCGATCCGTTTGCTGGATGGCGAGTGCGAGGTCAACGAGGTGTTTTTTGACAACGTCAAAGTGCCGCTGAACAACCTGATTGGTGAAGAAAACAAGGGCTGGACATACGCCAAACACCTGCTCAGCCACGAGCGCACCAACATTGCCGATGTGAACCGCAGCAAGCGCGAGCTGGAGCGACTCAAACGCATTGCCAAGCAGGAAGGTGTCTGGGATGACCTGCGTTTTCGGGATCAGATCGCCCTGCTGGAGGTGGACGTGATTGCGCTGGAGATGCTGGTGCTGCGCGTGCTCAGCGCCGAAAAATCCGGCAAAAACTCGCTGGACATCGCCGGACTGCTCAAGATCAAAGGCAGCGAAATCCAGCAGCGCTATGCCGAGCTGATGATGCTGGCCGCTGGCCCCTTTGCCCTGCCGCTGATTCAAGAGGCCATGGATGCGGGCTGGCAAGGGGATCAGGTCAACGGCCAGATGTTCGGCTTTCCGGGTGATGCACTGCACTGCGCGCCGCTGGCATCCACCTACTTCAACCTGCGCAAGACCACCATTTACGGCGGCTCTAACGAGGTGCAGCGCAACATCGTGGCTCAGGTCGTGCTGGGCTAA
- a CDS encoding acyl-CoA dehydrogenase family protein has product MNFDFSDDQNQLRDAVQRWADKAYTFERRRAIVAAGGFSREAYGELAELGLCGLVVPDTHEGMGMGPIEAMVVMEQLGAALVLEPLTQCLISAAVLSQFAPQAVQAQWLPRIASGQALVVLAQQERSNRYRLDICKANAAVANENHALTATKNIVPAGDQADAYLVPAMLDGQLALFLVERSAAGVSTRGYGTQDGSRAADVRFDHAPATLLTRDGLAALELAVDVGIAAACAEGVGVMDKTLLLTADYLNTRKQFGVAIGSFQALRHRVADMKMQLELARSMSYYASLKLSAPPAERRAALARAKVQLGQSMRFVGQQAVQLHGGIGVTDEYIGSHYFKKLTQLELSFGDTLHHLGEVSARMTDTAAVFA; this is encoded by the coding sequence ATGAACTTTGACTTTTCCGACGACCAAAACCAATTGCGTGACGCGGTGCAACGCTGGGCCGATAAAGCCTACACCTTTGAGCGCCGCCGCGCCATCGTGGCAGCCGGTGGATTCTCACGCGAGGCCTATGGCGAGCTGGCTGAACTCGGGCTGTGTGGCCTGGTGGTGCCTGACACGCATGAGGGCATGGGCATGGGGCCAATCGAGGCCATGGTGGTGATGGAGCAACTGGGGGCCGCGCTGGTGCTGGAGCCCTTGACCCAATGCCTGATCAGCGCCGCCGTGTTGAGCCAGTTTGCGCCGCAGGCCGTGCAAGCCCAATGGCTACCGCGCATCGCCTCAGGCCAGGCGCTGGTGGTGCTGGCACAGCAGGAGCGCAGCAATCGCTACCGACTCGACATTTGCAAGGCTAATGCGGCTGTAGCCAATGAAAATCATGCGCTAACAGCTACCAAAAACATAGTTCCCGCCGGTGACCAGGCCGATGCCTACCTGGTGCCTGCCATGCTGGATGGCCAGTTGGCGCTGTTTCTGGTGGAGCGCAGCGCCGCCGGGGTCAGCACCCGCGGCTACGGCACGCAAGACGGCAGCCGCGCCGCCGACGTGAGGTTTGACCACGCCCCGGCCACCCTGCTCACCCGCGACGGCCTAGCCGCGCTGGAGCTGGCGGTGGATGTGGGCATTGCCGCGGCTTGCGCCGAAGGTGTGGGCGTGATGGACAAGACGCTGCTTCTTACCGCCGACTACCTCAACACCCGCAAGCAGTTTGGCGTGGCCATTGGCAGCTTTCAGGCGCTGCGCCACCGCGTGGCCGACATGAAGATGCAGCTGGAGCTGGCCCGCTCCATGAGCTACTACGCCAGCCTGAAGCTGAGCGCCCCGCCCGCCGAGCGCCGCGCCGCACTGGCCCGCGCCAAGGTGCAGTTGGGCCAGTCGATGCGTTTTGTCGGCCAGCAGGCGGTGCAGTTGCACGGCGGCATTGGCGTGACGGACGAGTACATCGGCAGCCATTACTTCAAGAAACTCACCCAACTGGAGCTGAGCTTTGGCGACACCTTGCACCACCTGGGCGAGGTGTCGGCACGTATGACGGACACAGCTGCGGTGTTTGCCTGA
- a CDS encoding DNA ligase codes for MNYRPTAASVLYLTGLLGSIFSPGLATALPHDTASIPAPSATAPALMHAKLWPSDQDPSGYLVSEKLDGVRAFWDGHVLRFRSGLPIAAPDWFTAALPPTALDGELWLGRGRFDELSGIVRRQAPVEADWRSVRYMIFDLPGESGAFGERSQRIQVLLAQAKQPWLQAVAQARVSDVSALQKLLNQTTQAGGEGLVLHRANALWSPGRSDALLKLKLHPDEEARVVAHLPGKGKHAGRLGALLLEMPNGQRFALGTGFTDAQREAPPPLGSMVTYRYRDHTPKGLPKFAAFLRVRSPE; via the coding sequence ATGAACTATCGTCCTACCGCGGCCTCTGTGCTGTATTTGACCGGGCTGCTCGGCAGTATTTTTTCACCGGGCTTGGCGACAGCGCTACCCCATGACACCGCTTCCATTCCCGCACCTTCTGCCACCGCGCCTGCGCTGATGCACGCCAAGCTGTGGCCCAGTGACCAAGATCCCAGCGGCTATCTGGTGAGCGAAAAGCTCGACGGTGTGCGCGCCTTTTGGGACGGTCACGTGCTGCGCTTTCGCAGCGGTCTACCGATCGCTGCTCCGGACTGGTTCACGGCAGCCTTGCCGCCGACGGCGCTCGACGGCGAGTTGTGGCTGGGCCGTGGGCGTTTTGACGAGCTTTCTGGCATCGTGCGCCGTCAGGCCCCGGTGGAAGCCGACTGGCGCAGCGTGCGCTACATGATTTTTGACCTGCCCGGTGAATCTGGTGCTTTTGGCGAACGTTCCCAGCGCATCCAGGTACTGCTGGCGCAAGCCAAGCAGCCGTGGTTGCAGGCCGTGGCGCAAGCGCGTGTTTCGGATGTATCCGCCTTGCAAAAACTATTGAACCAGACGACCCAAGCGGGTGGTGAAGGGCTGGTGCTGCACCGTGCCAACGCGTTGTGGTCGCCAGGGCGCAGTGATGCGCTGTTGAAACTCAAACTGCACCCGGATGAGGAAGCCCGTGTGGTGGCACATCTGCCCGGCAAAGGTAAACACGCCGGGCGATTGGGGGCTTTGCTGCTGGAAATGCCGAACGGCCAACGTTTTGCGCTGGGCACAGGGTTCACCGACGCGCAACGTGAAGCACCGCCGCCCTTGGGCTCGATGGTGACTTACCGTTACCGGGATCACACCCCCAAGGGTTTGCCAAAGTTTGCTGCGTTTTTGCGGGTGCGCTCACCGGAGTAG
- a CDS encoding HNH endonuclease, whose translation MKVLKLSAQGLPQSWISLEQAVIHYAAEEVRWEMGHEVAVFHGGHNALTGRQSIITVSSIIGTKGVPNINPFELKPGLTNSKLFARDRNICAYCGEQFEDAALTREHIIPFAQHGVDTWMNVVTACRPCNHHKSHRTPEQAHMPLLYTPYVPSLWEDFILRNRRILADQMEFLMAHVPKSSRLVA comes from the coding sequence TTGAAAGTCTTGAAGCTGTCAGCCCAAGGGTTGCCCCAATCGTGGATTTCGCTGGAACAGGCGGTGATTCACTACGCCGCCGAAGAGGTGCGTTGGGAGATGGGCCACGAGGTGGCGGTGTTTCATGGCGGCCACAACGCGCTGACGGGCAGGCAGTCGATCATCACAGTCTCCAGCATCATTGGCACCAAGGGGGTGCCCAACATCAATCCTTTTGAGCTCAAGCCTGGTTTGACCAACAGCAAGCTGTTTGCCCGTGACCGCAATATCTGTGCGTATTGTGGTGAGCAGTTTGAGGACGCAGCCCTGACCCGCGAACACATCATTCCGTTTGCCCAGCATGGCGTGGACACCTGGATGAACGTGGTCACGGCGTGTCGCCCCTGCAACCACCACAAAAGCCACCGCACCCCCGAGCAGGCGCACATGCCACTGCTGTACACGCCCTATGTGCCCAGCCTGTGGGAAGACTTCATTTTGCGCAACCGGCGCATTCTGGCGGACCAGATGGAATTTTTGATGGCCCATGTGCCCAAATCGTCGCGGTTGGTGGCGTGA
- a CDS encoding bifunctional riboflavin kinase/FAD synthetase, producing MKIFRGFNHPDVAPACALTIGNFDGVHRGHQAMLSLLKGEAQQRGVPSCVLTFEPHPRDFFAGLTHNPDLAPARVGTLRDKLCDLAQSGVDQTVVLPFDTHLANLSPQAFIDQVLLQGLGARYVLVGDDFRFGQRRVGDYALLDAAGTQQGFDVARMNSYEVHGLRVSSSAVREALGQGRMPDATRLLGHPYRISGHVVHGRKLGRTLGFKTINQRFAHWKPAASGIFVVLVYGLSAQPLRGVANLGVRPSLDPKDVNGGRVLLETHCLDWPTHLGSEGAYGKIARVELLHKLHDELKYNSLDALTAGITQDCQDARAYFAIAPK from the coding sequence ATGAAGATTTTTAGAGGTTTTAACCACCCCGACGTTGCACCAGCCTGTGCCCTGACGATTGGCAACTTTGACGGCGTACACCGCGGCCACCAAGCCATGCTCTCGCTGCTCAAGGGGGAAGCCCAGCAACGCGGTGTCCCGAGCTGCGTGCTGACCTTCGAGCCCCATCCGCGGGATTTTTTTGCTGGTCTGACACACAACCCTGACCTGGCCCCGGCCCGCGTGGGCACCCTGCGCGACAAACTCTGCGACCTGGCCCAGAGCGGTGTCGATCAAACCGTGGTGCTGCCGTTTGACACCCATCTGGCCAATTTATCGCCGCAAGCCTTTATTGACCAGGTCTTGCTGCAGGGACTGGGTGCCCGTTATGTGCTGGTGGGTGACGACTTTCGCTTTGGCCAGCGCCGCGTCGGCGACTATGCCCTGCTGGATGCAGCCGGCACCCAACAAGGTTTTGATGTGGCGCGCATGAACAGCTACGAAGTACATGGCCTGCGTGTCTCCAGCTCGGCCGTGCGCGAGGCGCTCGGCCAAGGCCGCATGCCCGATGCCACCCGGTTGCTGGGCCACCCCTACCGCATCTCGGGCCATGTGGTACACGGACGCAAACTGGGCCGTACCTTGGGTTTCAAAACCATCAACCAGCGTTTTGCCCACTGGAAACCTGCGGCCAGCGGCATTTTTGTCGTGCTGGTGTATGGCCTGAGTGCGCAGCCCCTGCGCGGTGTCGCCAACCTGGGCGTGCGCCCCTCGCTCGACCCCAAGGATGTGAATGGCGGTCGTGTGCTGCTGGAAACCCATTGCCTGGACTGGCCCACCCACCTGGGGTCTGAGGGTGCCTACGGTAAAATTGCCCGCGTGGAGCTTCTTCACAAATTGCACGACGAACTCAAATACAACTCCCTGGATGCGTTGACGGCTGGCATCACTCAAGATTGCCAGGATGCCCGTGCCTACTTTGCTATTGCGCCCAAATGA
- the ileS gene encoding isoleucine--tRNA ligase codes for MTTQAPNTDASGKADYRSTLNLPDTPFPMRGDLPKREPQWVKQWEEQGLYPKLREARQGAPKFILHDGPPYANGQIHMGHAVNKILKDMIVKARQLKGLDAAYIPGWDCHGLPIENAIEKKFGRKLARDDMQAKSRAYATEQIDQQRADFKRLGVLGDWDHPYRTMDFKTEANEIRAFKRVIERGFVYRGLKPVYWCFDCGSSLAEFEIEYADKKSQTLDVGFLCNEPAQLAAAFGLSALEKEAFAVIWTTTAWTIPANQALNAHPELTYALVDTERGLLVLAQDLVTACLERFGLTGNVLATANGKALGGIHFKHPLAHVDAGYDRLSPIYLAEYVSATDGTGIVHSAPAYGVEDFNSCVAHGMAYDDILNPVQGNGVYASELPLFGNQQIWKACPVIIDALRDAGRLLATENIVHSYPHCWRHKTPVIYRAAAQWFIRMDEGVGIFTKDKAPQTLRKIALAAIENTAFYPENGKVRLRDMIAGRPDWCISRQRSWGVPLPFFLHKDSGELHPQTMEILDIAADMVEAGGIEAWSKASTEDILGQVGCAADAPHYTKSSDILEVWFDSGTTHTTVLKGSHAGAGHEDGPEADLYLEGHDQHRGWFHSSLLTACAMYGRAPYKGILTHGFTVDSKGHKMSKSAGNGVDPQETSKKLGAEIIRLWVAASDYSGDIAGDDKILARVVDTYRRVRNTLKFLLANTQDFDPSVDTVPLADMLEIDRYALSRAAQLQADVLAHFEIYEFHPVVAKLQIYCSEDLGSFYLDILKDRLYTTAPKSLARRSAQTALWQITQAMLRWMAPFLSFTAEEAWSVLGAAGKTPQATRESIFMDTYSAMGEVDVGLLAKWARIREIRDAVNKDIETLRANGQVGSSLQANVMLTVGPDDHALLASLGEDLRFVFITSAIDLVAGDAMSISTRASNGIKCERCWHYRDDIGVDTAHPTLCGRCTSNLFGAGETRTVA; via the coding sequence ATGACCACTCAAGCCCCCAACACCGATGCCTCCGGCAAAGCTGATTACCGCAGCACCCTGAATCTGCCCGACACCCCGTTCCCGATGCGCGGCGACCTGCCCAAGCGGGAACCCCAATGGGTCAAGCAATGGGAAGAACAAGGCCTGTACCCCAAACTGCGCGAAGCCCGCCAAGGTGCCCCCAAGTTCATCCTGCACGACGGCCCACCCTATGCCAACGGCCAAATCCACATGGGCCATGCCGTCAACAAGATCCTGAAAGACATGATCGTCAAGGCGCGCCAGCTCAAGGGCCTGGACGCGGCTTACATCCCCGGCTGGGACTGCCACGGCCTGCCGATTGAAAACGCGATTGAAAAGAAATTTGGCCGCAAACTGGCCCGTGACGACATGCAGGCCAAGAGCCGCGCCTACGCCACCGAGCAGATTGACCAGCAACGCGCCGACTTCAAGCGCCTGGGCGTACTGGGTGACTGGGATCACCCCTACCGCACCATGGATTTCAAGACCGAAGCCAATGAAATCCGCGCCTTCAAGCGCGTCATCGAACGCGGTTTTGTCTACCGCGGCCTCAAACCGGTGTACTGGTGTTTTGACTGCGGCTCCAGCCTGGCCGAGTTCGAAATTGAATACGCCGACAAAAAGTCACAAACGCTGGATGTCGGCTTTTTGTGCAACGAGCCCGCCCAACTCGCCGCTGCGTTTGGGCTAAGCGCTCTCGAAAAAGAAGCCTTTGCCGTCATCTGGACCACCACTGCCTGGACCATTCCCGCCAACCAGGCCCTCAACGCCCACCCGGAGTTGACCTACGCGCTGGTCGACACCGAGCGTGGCCTGCTGGTGCTGGCGCAAGACCTGGTCACCGCCTGCCTGGAGCGCTTTGGCCTCACCGGTAATGTGTTGGCCACCGCCAATGGCAAAGCGCTGGGTGGCATTCACTTCAAACACCCGTTGGCCCACGTGGATGCGGGCTATGACCGTTTGAGCCCAATCTACCTGGCCGAGTACGTGAGTGCCACCGACGGCACCGGCATCGTGCACTCGGCCCCGGCTTATGGCGTAGAGGATTTCAACTCCTGCGTGGCACACGGCATGGCCTACGACGACATCCTGAACCCGGTGCAGGGCAACGGTGTCTACGCGTCCGAGTTACCTCTGTTTGGCAACCAGCAAATCTGGAAAGCCTGCCCAGTCATCATTGACGCGCTGCGCGATGCGGGCCGCCTGTTGGCCACCGAGAACATCGTGCACAGCTACCCACACTGCTGGCGCCACAAAACCCCGGTGATCTACCGCGCCGCCGCCCAGTGGTTCATCCGCATGGACGAGGGCGTTGGCATTTTCACCAAGGATAAAGCGCCGCAAACCCTGAGAAAAATTGCGCTGGCAGCTATCGAAAACACAGCGTTTTACCCAGAAAACGGCAAGGTTCGCCTGCGCGACATGATCGCCGGCCGGCCCGACTGGTGCATCTCCCGCCAGCGCAGCTGGGGCGTGCCCCTGCCCTTCTTCCTGCACAAGGACAGCGGCGAGCTGCACCCCCAGACCATGGAAATTCTGGACATTGCCGCCGACATGGTCGAGGCCGGTGGCATCGAGGCCTGGAGCAAGGCCAGCACCGAAGACATTCTGGGCCAAGTGGGCTGCGCCGCCGATGCGCCCCACTACACCAAGAGCAGCGACATTCTGGAAGTCTGGTTTGACTCCGGCACCACCCACACCACCGTGCTCAAAGGTTCGCACGCCGGTGCCGGCCATGAAGACGGGCCGGAGGCCGACCTGTACCTGGAGGGCCACGACCAGCACCGCGGCTGGTTCCACTCCAGCCTGCTGACCGCTTGCGCCATGTATGGCCGCGCCCCCTACAAAGGCATTCTGACCCACGGCTTCACGGTGGACAGCAAGGGCCACAAGATGAGCAAGAGCGCGGGCAACGGTGTCGATCCGCAGGAAACCAGCAAGAAGCTCGGCGCAGAAATCATCCGCCTGTGGGTGGCTGCCAGCGACTATTCGGGCGACATCGCCGGTGACGACAAAATCCTGGCCCGCGTGGTGGACACCTACCGCCGGGTGCGCAACACGCTGAAATTCCTGCTGGCCAACACGCAAGACTTTGATCCCAGCGTGGATACCGTGCCACTGGCTGACATGCTGGAGATTGACCGCTACGCCCTGAGCCGGGCTGCGCAATTACAGGCTGATGTGCTGGCTCATTTTGAAATCTATGAATTTCACCCGGTAGTGGCCAAGCTGCAGATTTACTGCTCGGAAGACCTGGGCTCGTTCTACCTCGACATCCTGAAAGACCGGCTCTACACCACCGCGCCCAAGTCACTGGCACGACGCAGTGCACAAACCGCGCTGTGGCAGATCACCCAGGCCATGCTGCGCTGGATGGCCCCGTTTTTGAGCTTCACCGCCGAGGAAGCCTGGAGCGTGCTGGGGGCTGCGGGCAAAACACCGCAAGCCACCCGCGAGTCCATTTTCATGGACACCTACAGTGCCATGGGTGAGGTGGATGTCGGCCTGCTGGCCAAGTGGGCACGTATCCGCGAGATTCGTGACGCGGTCAACAAAGACATTGAAACCCTGCGCGCCAATGGTCAGGTGGGCTCTTCGCTGCAGGCCAATGTGATGCTCACGGTTGGCCCGGATGACCACGCTTTGCTGGCCAGCCTGGGCGAGGACTTGCGCTTTGTGTTCATCACATCTGCTATTGACTTGGTAGCTGGTGACGCCATGTCCATAAGCACCAGAGCCTCAAATGGCATTAAATGTGAGCGCTGCTGGCATTACCGCGACGATATTGGCGTGGACACCGCCCACCCCACCCTGTGTGGCCGCTGCACCAGCAACCTGTTTGGCGCGGGCGAAACCCGCACGGTGGCCTGA
- the lspA gene encoding signal peptidase II, which yields MARKSGSGAKPGHSFTSAATGGLLPWLALAFIVLIIDQFTKVLVVGYYQLGDSTTVTSFFNVVRVHNLGAAFSFLAGAGGWQRWLFTGIGIAAAALIVWMLKSHAGQKLFAFAMACILGGAIGNVVDRLLYGYVVDFLQFHWSWLSPMFPGGYFPAFNVADSAITLGATCLILDELLRVRRGR from the coding sequence ATGGCGCGCAAATCTGGCTCAGGGGCCAAGCCCGGCCACAGCTTCACATCCGCCGCCACCGGCGGGCTGTTGCCGTGGCTGGCGCTGGCCTTCATCGTGCTGATCATCGACCAGTTCACCAAGGTGCTGGTGGTGGGTTACTACCAGTTGGGCGACAGCACCACGGTGACCAGCTTTTTCAACGTGGTGCGGGTGCACAACCTGGGCGCGGCGTTCAGCTTTCTGGCGGGTGCCGGTGGCTGGCAACGCTGGCTGTTTACCGGCATTGGCATCGCGGCGGCCGCTTTGATCGTCTGGATGCTGAAATCCCACGCCGGACAAAAGCTGTTCGCCTTTGCCATGGCCTGTATTCTGGGCGGTGCCATTGGCAACGTGGTGGACCGCTTGCTGTACGGTTATGTGGTGGACTTTTTGCAGTTTCACTGGAGCTGGCTCAGCCCGATGTTTCCGGGCGGCTATTTCCCCGCCTTCAATGTGGCCGACAGCGCCATCACGCTGGGGGCGACCTGCCTGATCCTGGACGAGCTGCTGCGCGTGCGCCGCGGGCGCTGA